TCCCGGCCGCGCTCCTCCATCAGGTCCCACGCCGCGTATTCGAAGGCTTCCTCGGGGTCGTCAAGGGTCGCCTCGCTGATCGTCTGGCCGCGCACCGAGACCCCCGCGGAATGGACGCTCTCGGAATCGCCCGAGACCAGCGGATGCCAGTCGGCCAGGCCACGTCCCTCATTGATCCGCCGGTAGGCGCAGCTCAGCGGCATCCAGGCCAGGGCGTCGATATTGTGCGGCGTCAGCTTGATGCAGTCGGGCACGTGGCGCTTGCGATCGGCATAGTCGGTGCAGGCGCACCTGTCGGGGTCGAACAGCTTGCAGTGGACCCGGGTCGGGACCACCTCGCCCGAATCCTCGTCCTCGAACCGCACCAGGCAACACAGGCCGCAGCCGTCGCACAGGCTCTCCCACTCGCGCACGGTCATATGCGTGAGGGCTTTCGTTTCCCAGAAAGGTCTCGAAGCCATGCTATGGGCGTCCTGCATCCAACGAGCCCGACCGGCCCAGAATATCCGTGACCGACGCGAACCACCATCCGAACGGGCGACCGGAAGGCCTGCGGCCCGGGGGCAAGGCCGCAACTGAGCCGGACGCCGGGACGCCGTTCCGCGCCGACCTGCCGCGCCCGGCCAGGAAAGGCAAGGGCGCTCCGCCGTCCGGCGGCAAGCCGCCGCGCCGCCGCATGGGCTGGCTGGTCAAGCTGATGATCGCCCTGCTGGCGGCCCTGGCCCTGGCCGCGGCGGGGGGCGCCTATTACCTGCAGCAGGTCTTCCTGACGGACCTGCCGCCCCTGCCCGGCCGCGAGCGGCTGTACGCGGTCAACCGGGCGCCGGCGATCAAGTTCTTCGACCGCAACGGCGTCCTGATCGCCTCGCGCGGCCCGAAATACGGCGACCGGGTCCGAGTGGCCGAGCTGCCCGCCCACGTCCCCCATGCGTTCCTGGCGGCCGAGGACCGGCGTTTCTACAAGCATGGCGCCATCGACGTCTGGGCCATCGCCCGCGCCGCCTACGCCAACTACAAGGCCGGCGCGGTGGTCGAAGGCGGCTCGACGCTCGCCCAGCAGATCACCAAGAACATGTTCCTCACCCCGGACCAGACGCTGAGGCGCAAAATCCAGGAGGCGGCGCTCGCCTATCGACTGGAGGCCATGCTGACCAAGGACGAGGTGCTCGAGCTTTACCTGAACCGCATCTATTTCGGAGCCAACACCTTCGGCCTGGACGGGGCGGCTAGGACCTATTTCGACAAGCCGGCCAGCCAGCTCACCCTGGGCGAGGCCGCCCTGCTGGCGGCCCTGCCCAAGGCGCCCTCGCGCATGGCCCTGCACCGGAACATGGAGCGCGCCCAGGTGCGCCAGCGCCTGGTGCTCAGGCGCATGCGCGAGGAGAACTGGATCACCGACGCCCAACTCCAGGCCGCCCTGGCCGAGCGCCCCAAGATCGGCTCGCGGGCGATGTCCGACGGCGGCGACGCCGGCTACGTCCTCGACTATGCCACCAACGAAGTCCTGGCCATGGTCGGGCCCAACTCCCCCGACCTCATGGTCCGCCTGACTATCGATCC
This genomic stretch from Phenylobacterium sp. LH3H17 harbors:
- a CDS encoding YcgN family cysteine cluster protein, encoding MASRPFWETKALTHMTVREWESLCDGCGLCCLVRFEDEDSGEVVPTRVHCKLFDPDRCACTDYADRKRHVPDCIKLTPHNIDALAWMPLSCAYRRINEGRGLADWHPLVSGDSESVHSAGVSVRGQTISEATLDDPEEAFEYAAWDLMEERGRD